Genomic window (Propionibacteriaceae bacterium ZF39):
CGGGCCAGGGCCGGAGCGCGCGCCACGGTGGCCGACAGGACCTGCCCGCCCAGGCGGTCGAGCGCCGACACCAGCGGATCGGCGGGGGTGACGCTGCCGTCGAGAAGCAGGATTCCGCTTACCCGCTCCGGCCACAATCGGGCGGTTGCCTCGACCACGAACCCACCCATCGAGTGCCCGATCAGCACGGCGCGATCGGCCTGTTGGGTGTCCAGTGCCGCGGCGAGCTCGGCAGCCGCGTCATCCAGCTCCGGGTTCTGGCGAACGACGGCGATGAGGCGTACGCCCGGCAGGGCATCCGCCAGCGGAAGCCAGTCCGGCCACGTGCCGGCCAGCCCATCGCTGCACAGCGCGAGCGGCCCGGAGCGACCGGGGCGGACCTCGATTGCGGCCATCGGGCACTGCCTCCATCCCTGAAGTTCTCCTGCAGACACGTCAAGAAAATCACAGGTCGCGCGTGACGCGGATCACAAACCATCTCCCCTTATCAGGAGCCTCTTGAAGTTTGGTAAGGCTTTCCTTATGGATTCCTAATATCTCTGTGGCTCTATC
Coding sequences:
- a CDS encoding alpha/beta hydrolase; this encodes MAAIEVRPGRSGPLALCSDGLAGTWPDWLPLADALPGVRLIAVVRQNPELDDAAAELAAALDTQQADRAVLIGHSMGGFVVEATARLWPERVSGILLLDGSVTPADPLVSALDRLGGQVLSATVARAPALARIAGGVKRAFEPAEVRHDPERRRLVDPLGAQPAQWGVIARELTAYADWAARLEAIRTQHPLPPVPIHVVTAHQGVFRGWVRRQAGFVERLRADPGGPTVHHHIVRSGHLVQLAAPEAVAALAGDLWD